Proteins from a genomic interval of Zingiber officinale cultivar Zhangliang chromosome 1B, Zo_v1.1, whole genome shotgun sequence:
- the LOC122054731 gene encoding 2-(3-amino-3-carboxypropyl)histidine synthase subunit 2-like, with amino-acid sequence MDFESKYEISSTVDFIRRRNFTRVALQFPDELLKDSPRVAMVLRSELGKDVRLYVMADAAYGSCCVDEIGASHVNAECVVHYGHACMSPTSTLPAMFVFGKASIDVKDCVQSLIQCLSSSNKSIMVMFGLECAHALEDLKAKVSESLILGQSHPSLKVVYAEVAGLVIDPYVDSTKEIDQVTSHSNSMSDAGFNVNEDERKIFQFSNRNKTESGTSYCLGGLTWNVPDRKIEDYLLFWIGPDNAAFNNVMLTFNNCEIIRYDTDKRCLLKDLPNQQRILRRRYYLVEKAKDANIVGILVGTLGVAGYLHIIEQMKELIKRAGKKSYTLVMGRPNPAKLANFPECDVFVYVSCAQTALLDCKEFLAPVITPFEAVLAFSRGRQWTGEYVVNFQDLIASNIVEEVECAEEARFSFIKGGYMEDSHPQENGKEHDGSSLALTTITEKALSLQHQNPDSILFKGNARSGSEFFAARSYQGLNMQYENPAPPSYVMGRTGRAAAYVDEKRQAEGSPGVVD; translated from the exons ATGGATTTCGAATCGAAGTATGAAATATCTAGCACCGTGGATTTTATTCGCAGAAGGAACTTTACCAGAGTTGCGTTGCAG TTTCCTGACGAGCTGCTGAAGGACTCGCCGCGTGTGGCAATGGTCCTCAGGAGTGAACTCGGGAAGGACGTGCGCTTGTATGTCATGGCGGATGCAGCCTATGGAAGCTGCTGCGTCGATGAGATTGGAGCCTCACATGTTAATGCTGAGTGCGTGGTGCACTATGGGCATGCTTGCATGAGTCC aaCGTCAACTTTGCCAGCTATGTTTGTGTTTGGGAAGGCTTCTATCGATGTAAAAGATTGTGTCCAATCATTAATTCAATGTTTATCATCTAGCAACAAGTCGATTATG GTCATGTTTGGTCTTGAATGTGCACATGCTCTGGAGGATCTTAAAGCAAAAGTATCTGAATCATTAATTTTGGGTCAGTCTCACCCCAGTCTTAAAGTTGTTTATGCAGAGGTTGCTGGTTTAGTGATAGATCCATATGTGGATTCTACAAAAGAGATTGATCAAGTCACTTCACATTCTAATTCCATGTCTGATGCTGGTTTCAATGTTAATGAAGATGAAAGAAAGATTTTTCAATTTAGCAACAGAAATAAAACAGAATCTGGTACCAGTTATTGCCTTGGAGGTCTGACATGGAATGTTCCAGATCGCAAAATAGAGGACTATTTATTGTTCTGGATTGGTCCTGATAACGCTGCATTTAATAATGTCATGCTGACATTCAACAATTGTGAGATAA TCAGGTATGATACTGATAAAAGATGCTTGCTGAAGGATTTGCCCAATCAACAACGAATTCTTAGGCGCAG ATATTACCTTGTTGAGAAAGCAAAGGATGCAAACATTGTTGGCATATTGGTTGGCACATTAGGTGTTG CTGGTTATCTTCACATTATTGAACAAATGAAAGAACTGATCAAGAGAGCTGGGAAAAAGTCATACACACTAGTAATGGGTCGACCAAACCCTGCCAAACTTGCAAATTTTCCTGAG tGTGATGTTTTTGTCTATGTATCTTGTGCCCAAACTGCACTTCTTGACTGTAAAGAATTTTTAGCTCCAGTGATCACTCCTTTTGAAGCTGTATTAGCTTTTAGCAG GGGAAGGCAGTGGACAGGAGAATATGTAGTGAATTTCCAAGATCTTATAGCTTCTAATATAGTCGAAGAGGTTGAATGTGCTGAAGAAGCTCGGTTTTCCTTCATCAAAGGTGGCTATATGGAAGATAGTCATCCTCAAG AGAATGGCAAAGAGCATGACGGAAGTTCCTTAGCATTGACAACAATCACAGAGAAGGCACTAAGTCTGCAGCACCAAAATCCGGATTCTATATTGTTCAAAGGAAATGCTAGATCTGGATCAGAGTTCTTTGCTGCTCGTTCCTACCAGGGTCTCAACATGCAGTACGAGAACCCAGCTCCTCCTTCTTATGTGATGGGCAGAACAGGCAGGGCAGCCGCTTATGTGGACGAGAAAAGGCAGGCAGAAGGCTCACCTGGTGTCGTTGACTGA